In Streptomyces sp. NBC_00091, the following proteins share a genomic window:
- a CDS encoding MHYT domain-containing protein: protein MGHLDHAAYGWLTPALSYVMASIGAALGLRCTVRALASTGTSRRNWLLTAASAIGTGIWTMHFIAMLGFHVTGTEIHYNVPMTLLSLLVAMLVVGGGVFAVGYGKDRGRSLVLGGLTTGLGVASMHYLGMAALRLHGRIDYDPLTVGLSVAIAVVAATAALWAALNIKSPVAVAGASLVMGVAVSSMHYTGMMAVAVRVAPSDAALPGATALQFIFPLAVGLGSYLFITAAFVALSPTADERAASASASASASAWASVSAWASSATPPSAAAADPGSGSASRSARGARHLGEGALPSR from the coding sequence ATGGGACACCTGGACCACGCCGCCTATGGCTGGCTGACACCCGCACTGTCATACGTGATGGCATCGATCGGCGCCGCCCTCGGCCTGCGCTGCACCGTCCGCGCGCTCGCCTCGACCGGCACCTCCCGCCGCAACTGGCTCCTCACCGCGGCCTCGGCCATCGGCACCGGCATCTGGACGATGCACTTCATCGCCATGCTCGGCTTCCACGTCACCGGCACCGAGATCCACTACAACGTGCCGATGACCCTCCTGAGCCTGCTCGTCGCCATGCTCGTCGTCGGCGGCGGGGTCTTCGCCGTCGGCTACGGCAAGGACCGCGGCCGCTCCCTCGTCCTCGGAGGCCTGACCACCGGACTCGGGGTCGCGAGCATGCACTACCTCGGCATGGCCGCCCTGCGCCTGCACGGACGGATCGACTACGACCCGCTCACCGTCGGGCTCTCGGTCGCCATCGCCGTCGTCGCCGCCACCGCCGCGCTCTGGGCCGCGCTCAACATCAAGTCGCCGGTGGCCGTCGCCGGGGCCTCCCTCGTCATGGGCGTGGCCGTCAGCAGCATGCACTACACCGGGATGATGGCCGTCGCCGTCCGCGTCGCCCCCTCGGACGCGGCGCTGCCCGGAGCCACCGCCCTGCAGTTCATCTTCCCGCTCGCGGTCGGCCTCGGCTCCTACCTCTTCATCACCGCCGCCTTCGTGGCGCTCTCCCCGACCGCGGACGAGCGGGCGGCGTCGGCGTCGGCCTCGGCGTCGGCGTCGGCCTGGGCGTCCGTGTCGGCCTGGGCGTCTTCGGCCACACCGCCGTCCGCGGCTGCTGCGGACCCGGGCTCCGGCTCCGCCTCCCGCTCGGCCCGGGGCGCCCGGCACCTGGGCGAGGGCGCCCTGCCCTCCCGCTGA